The proteins below come from a single Tribolium castaneum strain GA2 chromosome 9, icTriCast1.1, whole genome shotgun sequence genomic window:
- the LOC103312774 gene encoding glucose dehydrogenase [FAD, quinone]: MFFKKLVIFCVLIVGVNSSLTTAYYSVLLTKKIAESLIYQLPERNSEFQRGLDSNKTTDLGNYDFIIVGAGSCGSVLATRLTEISNWKILVLEAGGEENDFSNIPANFLFLQFSDMNWGYYSTPQKNCCLGMKYQKCMISQGKSIGGSSATNAVIYARGNPLDYDRWEALGNPGWSYKDVLPYFTKSENSQIDGDPDYHGIGGFWNVEYSFPASDLYENFITACDELNMTRLDYNGKKQIGFDKSQINTKHGKRQSLGTAFLDNARKRKNIDVVTNALVTKIIINPQSKEAKGVEFVTKNKKYSATADKEVILSAGAVNSPQILMLSGVGPKKHLEELGIEVIEDLPVGENLLDHPLFPGLVIQTNYTLSDTTIKMLLEQYLKGQGPLTSSMLETIGFIHTGDGPEDLPTVEYLFIPPSGPTQPILKRIYNYDVNLALNFLSRINSRSDITVYLTLLHQKSKGRITLQSKNPIDFPLVDLNMFAEAEDIDNLIEGIEFVMNLTKTEAFKKINAKLLDVPICSDFTKHSRQYWECMIRQMAQTIYHTCGTTAMGPNKTTSVVDRDLKVHGIEKLRVVSAAVFPTTISGHANAPAVMVAEKIADAIKKEYA, encoded by the exons ATGTTCTTCAagaaattagtaattttttgtgtccTCATTGTAGGTGTTAACTCTTCTTTAACTACTGCCTACTACTCAGTTCtacttactaaaaaaattgctgaaagTCTTATTTATCAACTTCCTGAACGCAATTCAGAATTTCAACGAGGACTcgattcaaataaaacaactgaTTTGGGAAATTATGACTTTATTATAGTAGGAGCTGGGTCTTGTGGAAGTGTTTTAGCAACAAGATTGACAGAAATAAGCAACTGGAAAATTCTCGTGCTAGAAGCAGGAGGTGAAGAAAATGATTTTAGTAACATTCctgcaaatttcctgtttcTGCAATTCAGTGATATGAACTGGGGGTACTACAGTACgcctcaaaaaaattgttgtttag GAATGAAATATCAGAAATGTATGATCTCTCAAGGTAAATCTATAGGAGGTAGCAGTGCCACAAATGCTGTGATTTACGCGAGAGGTAATCCTCTAGATTATGACCGTTGGGAAGCTTTAGGTAACCCAGGTTGGTCGTACAAAGACGTGCTTCCATACTTCACCAAATCGGAAAATTCGCAAATTGACGGCGATCCAGATTATCACGGAATTGGGGGTTTCTGGAACGTTGAATATTCATTTCCAGCTTCAGAtctttatgaaaattttatcactgcGTGTGATGAGTTAAATATGACACGTCTTGATTATAACGGTAAAAAACAAATCGGTTTTGATAAATCACAAATCAATACAAAACATGGGAAAAGACAAAGTTTGGGTACCGCTTTCCTAGATAATGCCCGAAAACGGAAAAACATCGATGTCGTAACTAACGCTCTAGTGaccaaaattataataaacccACAAAGTAAAGAAGCAAAAGGGGTTGAATTTGtcaccaaaaacaaaaaatactcgGCAACGGCTGACAAAGAAGTCATACTTTCGGCAGGGGCGGTAAATTCGCCCCAAATCTTAATGTTGTCAGGGGTAGGTCCCAAAAAACATTTAGAAGAGTTGGGTATTGAAGTAATTGAGGACTTGCCAGTTGGTGAGAACTTACTCGACCATCCCCTTTTTCCCGGTCTGGTAATACAAACCAATTACACACTTTCCGATACAACAATCAAAATGTTGCtagaacaatatttaaaaGGGCAAGGGCCGTTAACAAGTTCAATGCTGGAAACCATCGGCTTCATTCACACTGGGGACGGTCCTGAGGACCTCCCCACCGTTGAATACTTGTTTATTCCTCCGAGCGGCCCCACTCAGCCAATTTTAAAACGAATTTACAATTACGACGTCAACCTCGCCCTCAACTTCTTGAGCAGAATCAACTCACGGAGCGACATTACGGTATACTTGACCCTCTTGCATCAAAAATCCAAAGGGAGAATCACTTTACAATCAAAGAATCCAATCGACTTTCCTCTCGTCGACTTGAACATGTTTGCAGAAGCAGAAGACAttgataatttaattgaaGGAATCGAGTTCGTTATGAACTTAACAAAAACCGaagctttcaaaaaaatcaatgccAAGCTCCTCGATGTACCCATTTGTAGCGACTTTACCAAGCATTCGAGACAATACTGGGAGTGCATGATTCGTCAAATGGCACAAACTATTTATCATACGTGTGGCACCACCGCAATGGGGCCAAATAAGACAACTTCCGTTGTCGATAGAGATCTTAAAGTCCACGGAATTGAGAAGTTGAGGGTTGTTAGTGCCGCAGTTTTTCCAACGACCATTTCGGGACACGCAAATGCACCCGCTGTTATGGTCGCAGAGAAAATTGCCGatgcaattaaaaaagaatacgCTTAA